A region of Natribaculum luteum DNA encodes the following proteins:
- the purS gene encoding phosphoribosylformylglycinamidine synthase subunit PurS, whose protein sequence is MTAYTATVTVRLKHGVLDPEAETTARALERLGFELEALRSADQFEIDLEAASAEEAGERADEMAERLLANPTIHDYDVEVDER, encoded by the coding sequence ATGACCGCCTACACCGCGACGGTGACGGTTCGACTCAAACACGGCGTCCTCGATCCGGAGGCCGAGACGACCGCACGCGCACTCGAGCGACTCGGCTTCGAACTCGAGGCGCTGCGCTCGGCGGATCAGTTCGAGATCGACCTCGAGGCAGCGTCGGCCGAGGAGGCCGGAGAGCGCGCCGACGAGATGGCAGAACGCCTGCTGGCGAACCCGACGATCCACGACTACGACGTCGAGGTCGACGAACGGTAG
- a CDS encoding GTP-binding protein — protein MRDHSIPVTVLSGTLGAGKTTVLNHVLRESDDRDLAVLVNDMGEVNVDADLVAESSDISEDEEELVELSNGCICCELRGDLLDAVAELTREREFDALVVESTGVAEPLPVAQTLTMGFDQSDLDPTEFYEETGIEPLEHCHLDTTVTVVDAHQFRRAMESEEVLDDDGTKKHLGDLLVEQVEFCDVLVVNKCDLVDEATLEEIEETLEILQPRAEIVRTEHGVIDPDEIVDTGRFDFEEARTSAGWIRELQEPHESAEEEHGVTSLVFEARGPLHPERFADYLDSFPENVVRAKGHFWLASREDEALTFNVAGKSIRVGPGGKWVAALPPEEQQAQLEASPQLEEVWDEQWGDRSVMLVVIGTELDHDAIRADLEECLLTDAELDDDWTTYEDPFPTFDLPSEADEEADAEAQEEVGLAD, from the coding sequence ATGCGCGATCACTCGATTCCAGTCACGGTGCTGTCCGGAACGCTCGGAGCCGGCAAGACGACCGTTCTCAACCACGTCCTGCGCGAGAGCGACGACCGCGACCTCGCCGTCCTCGTCAACGACATGGGCGAGGTCAACGTCGACGCCGATCTCGTCGCCGAATCCTCGGACATCTCCGAGGACGAAGAGGAACTGGTCGAACTCTCGAACGGCTGTATCTGCTGTGAGCTTCGCGGCGACCTGCTCGACGCCGTCGCCGAACTCACACGCGAGCGGGAGTTCGACGCTCTCGTCGTCGAGTCGACCGGCGTCGCGGAGCCGCTGCCGGTCGCCCAGACGCTCACTATGGGCTTCGACCAGTCGGACCTCGACCCCACCGAGTTCTACGAGGAGACCGGGATCGAACCCCTCGAGCACTGCCACCTCGACACCACCGTCACCGTCGTCGACGCCCACCAGTTCCGTCGGGCGATGGAGTCGGAGGAAGTCCTCGACGACGACGGCACGAAGAAACACCTCGGCGATCTGCTCGTCGAACAGGTCGAGTTCTGTGACGTCCTCGTGGTCAACAAGTGCGACCTCGTCGACGAGGCGACTCTCGAGGAGATCGAAGAGACGCTCGAGATTCTCCAGCCCCGCGCGGAGATCGTCCGGACCGAACACGGCGTGATCGATCCCGACGAGATCGTCGACACGGGCCGGTTCGACTTCGAGGAGGCACGGACGTCGGCGGGCTGGATTCGAGAGCTCCAGGAACCCCACGAATCCGCCGAGGAGGAACACGGCGTCACTTCCCTCGTCTTCGAGGCTCGCGGTCCGCTCCACCCCGAGCGATTCGCGGACTACCTCGACTCGTTCCCCGAGAACGTGGTCCGCGCGAAAGGTCACTTCTGGCTCGCCAGTCGCGAGGACGAGGCGCTGACGTTCAACGTCGCCGGCAAGTCGATCCGCGTCGGCCCCGGCGGCAAGTGGGTCGCGGCGCTCCCGCCCGAAGAGCAACAGGCCCAGCTCGAGGCAAGTCCACAGCTCGAGGAGGTCTGGGACGAGCAGTGGGGCGACCGGAGCGTGATGCTCGTCGTCATCGGCACCGAACTCGACCACGACGCGATCCGGGCAGACCTCGAGGAGTGTCTGCTCACGGACGCCGAGCTTGACGACGACTGGACGACCTACGAGGATCCGTTCCCGACGTTCGACCTCCCGTCCGAGGCAGACGAGGAGGCCGACGCCGAGGCCCAGGAGGAGGTCGGCCTCGCCGACTGA
- a CDS encoding FAD/NAD(P)-binding protein has protein sequence MTTSDRPLECAIVGGGIHGTYLVQRLLEDVGLERADVAIVDPHDGLLESFRRKARACEMAELRSTFVHHVGTDPFGLEHFAETRDREDELLPTPGYPRRPSLSLFLDYADDVIDGHDLEALHRRATVETIRDDGELVLETTDGPIRTRHCVLAIGHGGRYRRPTWADDADAVHVWDGFDPDERADGTVIVGGGITAGQLATCLSGREPVTLLTRHPLERAVTEADPRWINWDHVERHLHAHPPGSRARYEVVCEARNDATLPPYLHDRFESAVDAARLAVRRGEVESARTVDGHVRLLLEDGGCVTGDRVVLATGFAPVFEHPFVDRVTRSLDLERGYRGMPVLADETLAWRRVDGSRSRLFVTGALAAGTVGPLAGNVAGARRAADRITRALAADGLEAGIHERV, from the coding sequence ATGACCACATCCGATCGACCACTCGAGTGTGCCATCGTCGGCGGCGGCATCCACGGTACGTACCTCGTCCAGCGACTGCTCGAGGACGTGGGCCTCGAGCGTGCGGACGTCGCGATCGTCGACCCCCACGACGGGCTCCTCGAATCGTTCCGGCGAAAAGCGAGGGCGTGTGAGATGGCCGAACTCCGCTCGACGTTCGTCCACCACGTCGGCACCGATCCGTTCGGCCTCGAGCACTTCGCCGAGACTCGCGACCGGGAGGACGAACTCCTGCCGACGCCTGGCTACCCCAGACGGCCGTCGCTGTCGCTGTTTCTCGACTACGCCGACGACGTGATCGACGGCCACGACCTCGAGGCGCTCCACCGACGGGCGACCGTCGAGACGATCCGCGACGACGGCGAACTGGTTCTCGAGACGACCGACGGCCCGATCCGCACCCGCCACTGTGTCCTCGCGATCGGCCACGGTGGGCGGTATCGTCGCCCGACGTGGGCCGACGACGCGGACGCGGTCCACGTCTGGGACGGGTTCGACCCCGACGAGCGCGCGGACGGGACGGTGATCGTCGGCGGCGGGATCACGGCGGGACAGCTCGCGACCTGCCTGAGCGGACGTGAGCCGGTGACGCTGCTCACCCGCCACCCGCTCGAGCGTGCGGTGACGGAGGCCGATCCGCGCTGGATCAACTGGGACCACGTCGAGCGACACCTCCACGCCCACCCGCCGGGTTCGCGGGCGCGCTACGAGGTCGTCTGCGAGGCGCGCAACGACGCGACCCTCCCGCCGTACCTCCACGACCGTTTCGAGTCAGCCGTCGATGCGGCACGGCTCGCCGTCCGTCGTGGCGAGGTCGAATCGGCGCGCACCGTCGACGGTCACGTCCGCCTGCTACTCGAAGACGGCGGCTGCGTGACCGGCGACCGGGTCGTCCTCGCGACAGGCTTCGCGCCGGTGTTCGAGCATCCGTTCGTCGATCGCGTCACCCGGTCGCTCGACCTCGAGCGTGGCTATCGCGGGATGCCCGTTCTCGCCGACGAGACGCTCGCGTGGCGACGCGTCGACGGCTCCCGATCGCGGCTGTTCGTCACCGGCGCGCTCGCCGCGGGAACCGTCGGCCCGCTCGCGGGTAACGTCGCCGGGGCGAGACGCGCGGCCGACCGGATCACGCGAGCGCTCGCAGCCGACGGGCTCGAGGCAGGTATCCACGAACGTGTATGA
- a CDS encoding ATP-binding protein has translation MRDSTFIVYVDPAPLADVAPTFRDAGATVEHVTTLEACRRVLSKADCIVCDRTASGIGSVELCECVRSRRSDVPIVVFTADGSETFAGDAIAAGADGYVPKSQGVDTLEARVDDLLADREATTPSDERDGKDRMADLTALDRRRRLERDRFVALFENVPDAVASVRYVDGEPVVERVNPSFERIFGYGEGEIDGEPIAPFVVPNEQEAGSDVLEDRGDRGDVVDGAVKRRTTNGLRDFELQTVPIANDDATDRAFVVYTDVTQWKRRQKRVEILDRVLRHDLRNGMNIVEGCAELLADAVEDDDQEHLETIRERATELIELAEKTRAVERTLERSDATGPVDLVDSVDAAIDRLEARYPDVDVACSLPDRAVAQADDHLETAIFHVLENAVVHNDRMEPAVEVTLECSDDGGPFVLSIADDGPGIPDEERELLQEEKEITQLHHASGLGLWFVNWVVAQFGGTISFEDNDPRGTVVELRVPRASVVSSHAVGEGATADD, from the coding sequence ATGCGTGACTCGACTTTCATCGTCTACGTCGATCCGGCTCCACTCGCCGACGTAGCTCCGACGTTTCGTGACGCCGGTGCGACTGTCGAACACGTCACGACACTCGAGGCGTGTCGTCGGGTGCTTTCGAAGGCCGACTGCATCGTCTGTGATCGGACCGCCTCTGGGATCGGTAGCGTCGAACTCTGTGAGTGCGTTCGCTCGCGTCGTTCCGACGTCCCCATCGTCGTGTTCACCGCCGACGGCAGTGAGACGTTTGCTGGCGATGCGATCGCTGCAGGCGCAGACGGGTACGTCCCGAAATCACAGGGAGTCGATACGCTCGAGGCGCGGGTCGACGACCTCCTCGCCGACCGGGAAGCGACGACGCCCAGTGACGAACGCGACGGGAAAGACAGGATGGCCGATTTGACGGCCCTCGATCGACGACGGCGACTGGAACGCGATCGATTCGTCGCCCTCTTCGAGAACGTTCCAGACGCAGTTGCCAGCGTTCGTTACGTCGACGGCGAACCGGTCGTCGAACGAGTCAACCCCTCGTTCGAGCGGATTTTCGGCTACGGCGAAGGAGAGATCGACGGCGAACCGATCGCGCCGTTCGTCGTCCCGAACGAGCAGGAGGCTGGATCCGACGTCCTCGAGGATCGGGGTGATCGTGGCGACGTCGTCGACGGCGCGGTAAAACGGCGAACGACCAATGGGTTGCGCGACTTCGAACTGCAGACCGTACCGATAGCGAACGACGACGCGACCGACCGAGCGTTCGTCGTCTACACCGACGTCACCCAGTGGAAGCGACGGCAGAAACGCGTCGAGATCCTCGACCGGGTGTTGCGCCATGACCTCCGGAACGGTATGAACATCGTCGAGGGCTGTGCCGAGCTGCTCGCGGATGCCGTCGAGGACGACGACCAGGAGCACCTCGAGACGATCCGTGAGCGGGCGACCGAACTGATCGAACTCGCAGAGAAAACCCGCGCCGTCGAACGCACGCTCGAGCGAAGCGACGCCACCGGCCCCGTCGACCTCGTCGACAGCGTCGACGCGGCGATCGACCGCCTCGAAGCGAGATATCCCGACGTCGATGTCGCCTGCTCGCTTCCAGACAGAGCTGTCGCTCAGGCCGACGACCACCTCGAGACGGCCATCTTTCACGTCCTCGAGAACGCGGTCGTTCACAACGATCGGATGGAGCCAGCCGTCGAAGTGACACTCGAGTGTTCCGACGACGGCGGCCCGTTCGTCCTCTCGATCGCCGACGACGGACCTGGTATTCCAGACGAGGAGCGGGAACTACTCCAGGAGGAAAAAGAGATCACACAACTGCACCACGCAAGCGGGCTCGGACTGTGGTTCGTCAACTGGGTCGTCGCCCAGTTCGGCGGGACGATCTCGTTCGAGGACAACGATCCACGGGGAACGGTCGTCGAGCTTCGCGTTCCGAGAGCCAGCGTCGTGTCCTCACACGCCGTCGGTGAGGGGGCTACCGCCGACGACTGA
- a CDS encoding DUF1328 domain-containing protein, which translates to MLEATLPLQIGGGQFLYWAIVFFVLAILAAAIGARGVAGVSMEIARIFVLIFIVLAIVALLL; encoded by the coding sequence ATGCTCGAGGCGACCCTCCCGCTCCAGATCGGTGGTGGCCAGTTTCTGTACTGGGCGATCGTCTTCTTCGTGCTCGCGATCCTCGCCGCGGCGATCGGTGCACGGGGCGTCGCTGGGGTCTCGATGGAGATTGCGCGAATCTTCGTGTTGATCTTCATCGTTCTCGCGATCGTCGCGCTGCTGTTGTAG
- a CDS encoding bacterio-opsin activator domain-containing protein, with translation MTDTDTERNESSAGGGDTPAAALERIVDPVVAVAGGTVTCVNAAAADAFDTHTDVSDRPAASVLDTVWEQLEAEIEETAIGTVRTVSLEDDRFDARIHRGDDGATITFDHDDTSHVRDRAIKDRAIDEAPIGVTLSDPSREDNPLIYVNDAYERLTGYTSEEVVGQNCRFLQGEDSDPEAIREMREAIDEQRPVTVELKNYRKDGEEFWNEVTIAPVRDDDGEVTNYVGFQNDVTARKQAQFELERHKEKLQEERAELERVLERVEGLVQDVTAAVAGATSRTDLEDAVCDRIAAERAYEGVWIGERSPATSSIEARTSAGTTPEPIEIDDGHPASVALERGGVAVDRVDGTTVAAIPLAYSGVEYGVLTVRTTEGHDVDERDEVILSALTRAVASGINARETSRMLATDAVVAVELELVDRNVAPVALSAAADCELEYRRSVHRTDDETASLYTATDASMDELEAAAAELEGVELRPIVERDEECLVELTTDESLVEWLSERGAVVRSITAEDGRTRLTLEVPRSANVRDVVEAVEERYPETDVRSFQQRERADETRQEFAANLEDELTDRQLAALQRAYLGGYFEWPRPTTGEELAQSMGVSRPTFHEHLRTAEAKLCRAFFGE, from the coding sequence ATGACCGACACCGATACGGAGCGCAACGAGAGTTCGGCCGGCGGGGGAGACACACCGGCCGCCGCTCTCGAGCGCATCGTCGATCCGGTCGTCGCCGTCGCTGGTGGCACTGTCACGTGCGTAAACGCCGCTGCTGCCGACGCGTTCGACACCCATACAGATGTGAGCGATCGACCGGCTGCAAGCGTGCTCGACACAGTGTGGGAGCAACTCGAGGCGGAGATCGAGGAGACGGCGATCGGCACCGTCCGGACCGTCTCGCTCGAGGACGACCGATTCGACGCTCGTATCCACCGTGGCGACGACGGCGCGACGATCACCTTCGATCACGACGACACGTCCCACGTCCGTGACAGAGCGATCAAAGACCGGGCGATCGACGAAGCGCCTATCGGCGTCACGCTCTCGGATCCGTCCCGCGAGGACAACCCGCTGATCTACGTCAACGACGCCTACGAGCGCCTGACGGGCTACACTTCCGAGGAGGTCGTCGGCCAGAACTGCCGGTTCCTGCAGGGCGAAGACTCCGATCCGGAAGCGATCCGCGAGATGCGCGAGGCCATCGACGAACAGCGACCGGTCACCGTCGAACTCAAGAACTACCGGAAAGACGGCGAGGAGTTCTGGAACGAGGTGACGATCGCACCGGTTCGAGACGACGACGGCGAGGTGACGAACTACGTCGGCTTCCAGAACGACGTCACCGCACGCAAGCAGGCCCAGTTCGAACTCGAACGTCACAAGGAGAAACTCCAGGAAGAACGCGCCGAACTCGAGCGCGTTCTGGAACGCGTCGAGGGGCTCGTCCAGGACGTCACTGCCGCCGTCGCGGGTGCGACCTCGCGGACAGATCTCGAGGACGCGGTCTGCGACCGGATCGCCGCCGAACGGGCCTACGAGGGCGTCTGGATCGGCGAGCGGAGTCCCGCGACCAGCTCGATCGAGGCCCGCACGAGCGCCGGAACCACGCCGGAGCCAATCGAAATCGACGACGGCCACCCTGCCAGCGTCGCACTCGAGCGTGGCGGCGTCGCCGTCGACCGCGTCGACGGCACGACCGTCGCCGCCATTCCGCTTGCATACAGTGGCGTCGAGTACGGTGTGTTGACCGTCCGAACTACGGAGGGACACGACGTCGACGAACGCGACGAGGTGATTCTCTCGGCGCTGACCCGGGCGGTCGCGAGCGGGATCAACGCCCGTGAGACGAGCCGAATGCTCGCGACCGACGCCGTCGTCGCCGTCGAACTCGAACTCGTCGACCGGAACGTCGCGCCCGTGGCCCTCTCTGCGGCCGCCGACTGCGAACTCGAGTACCGGCGGTCGGTCCATCGTACGGACGACGAGACGGCCTCGCTGTACACCGCCACCGATGCGTCGATGGACGAACTCGAGGCGGCGGCCGCGGAACTCGAGGGTGTCGAACTGCGGCCGATCGTCGAACGCGACGAGGAGTGTCTGGTCGAACTCACGACCGACGAGAGTCTCGTCGAGTGGCTCTCGGAGCGCGGGGCCGTCGTGCGATCGATCACCGCCGAGGACGGCCGCACACGCCTCACGCTCGAAGTTCCGCGATCCGCAAACGTCCGCGACGTCGTCGAGGCCGTCGAGGAACGGTATCCGGAGACCGACGTCCGCTCGTTCCAGCAACGAGAGCGGGCCGACGAGACCCGACAGGAGTTCGCCGCGAACCTCGAGGACGAACTCACCGACCGGCAACTCGCCGCGTTACAGCGGGCGTATCTCGGCGGCTACTTCGAGTGGCCGCGACCGACGACGGGAGAGGAACTCGCACAGTCGATGGGCGTCTCCCGGCCGACGTTCCACGAGCACCTTCGAACCGCCGAAGCGAAGCTGTGTCGAGCGTTCTTCGGGGAGTAA
- a CDS encoding HVO_0649 family zinc finger protein, producing MAIQKGRSPFDRLKQMFDRSDLRCPECGYVDVEGGWRVTTTGSRVRYQHVCPKCNAIDTKEVRLE from the coding sequence ATGGCTATACAGAAGGGTCGTTCGCCGTTCGACCGACTCAAACAGATGTTCGACCGGTCCGATCTGCGCTGTCCGGAGTGTGGCTACGTCGACGTCGAGGGCGGCTGGCGAGTCACCACCACCGGGAGCCGCGTCAGGTACCAGCACGTCTGTCCGAAGTGCAACGCGATCGACACCAAAGAGGTCCGTCTCGAGTGA
- a CDS encoding aldehyde ferredoxin oxidoreductase family protein produces the protein MTELGGFQDRVARVDLSDGSVAYESIDDEDAKKYIGARGLGVKYVFEQGPDVDPLGPENLLAFMNGPLSGTQVTMSGRIAVCTKSPLTGTVTDSHQGGWSGARLKWSGFDGLLFEGQADDPVYAVVEDGEVELRDASHLWGKGIHETRETIEEEVDGSYGKNLSTMAIGPGGENEVKYACIINEDDRASGRGGTGCVMGSKNLKAVVVKSTTDMPKPADPETFREGHQQAMKAIQESDVTAPNEGGLSMYGTNVLMNIAEEMDGLPTKNGRYTSTESMRETESVDVDAERVSGENVRENILVDEPTCHSCPVACKKEVEVQAMHKGEEMNVRMESYEYESAYALGPNSGHTERDAIALMIDRCNDMGVDTIEVGNMMAMAMEMSEEGKLEDVGELDWGDSETMIDLIERIAHREDDLADLLAEGPRRVADRKEAHDNSLAVKGQTIAAYDPRCMKGMGIGYATSNRGACHLRAYTPAAEILGIPEKVDPYEWEGKGELTAQFQDLHAISDSFDICKFNAFAEGIEEYVTQYNGMTGRDVTEDELMKAGERVYNLERYYNNLNGFDGSDDSLPERFLEDGIPGQGASEGEYCELEEMKAEYYEHRGWVDGVVPDEKLEDLEIEVGPGTGVSSEGGAAAPSDD, from the coding sequence ATGACCGAACTCGGCGGATTCCAAGACAGGGTCGCCCGCGTCGACCTCAGCGACGGATCGGTCGCCTACGAGTCGATCGACGACGAGGACGCGAAAAAGTACATCGGCGCGCGTGGCCTGGGGGTAAAGTACGTCTTCGAACAGGGGCCGGACGTCGACCCGCTCGGTCCCGAGAACCTGCTCGCGTTCATGAACGGCCCGCTGTCGGGCACGCAGGTGACGATGAGCGGGCGGATCGCCGTCTGCACCAAGTCACCGCTGACGGGCACAGTCACCGACTCCCACCAGGGCGGCTGGTCCGGTGCCCGGCTGAAGTGGTCCGGCTTCGACGGCCTGCTGTTCGAGGGACAGGCCGACGACCCGGTCTACGCCGTCGTCGAAGACGGTGAAGTCGAACTCCGGGACGCCTCCCACCTCTGGGGGAAGGGCATCCACGAGACACGAGAGACGATCGAAGAGGAGGTAGACGGCTCCTACGGAAAGAACCTCTCGACGATGGCGATCGGACCGGGCGGCGAGAACGAGGTCAAATACGCCTGCATCATAAACGAGGACGACCGGGCCTCCGGGCGTGGGGGGACGGGCTGTGTGATGGGGTCGAAGAACCTCAAGGCAGTCGTCGTGAAGTCGACGACCGACATGCCCAAACCGGCAGACCCCGAGACGTTCCGCGAGGGCCACCAGCAGGCGATGAAGGCCATCCAGGAGTCCGACGTCACCGCGCCCAACGAGGGCGGACTCTCGATGTACGGGACGAACGTCCTGATGAACATCGCCGAGGAGATGGACGGCCTCCCGACGAAGAACGGACGGTACACGTCGACCGAGAGCATGCGCGAAACGGAGAGCGTCGACGTCGACGCCGAACGCGTCTCCGGCGAGAACGTTCGCGAGAACATCCTCGTCGACGAACCGACCTGCCACTCCTGTCCGGTCGCCTGCAAGAAGGAAGTCGAAGTGCAGGCGATGCACAAAGGCGAGGAGATGAACGTTCGGATGGAGTCCTACGAGTACGAGTCGGCGTACGCACTCGGCCCGAACTCCGGACACACAGAGCGCGACGCTATCGCCCTCATGATCGACCGCTGTAACGACATGGGCGTCGACACCATCGAGGTGGGCAACATGATGGCGATGGCCATGGAGATGTCCGAAGAGGGCAAACTCGAGGACGTCGGCGAACTCGACTGGGGCGATAGCGAGACGATGATCGACCTGATCGAGCGGATCGCCCACCGCGAGGACGACCTCGCGGACCTGCTGGCGGAGGGACCACGCCGCGTCGCCGACCGCAAGGAGGCCCACGACAACTCGCTGGCGGTCAAAGGCCAGACCATCGCAGCCTACGACCCCCGCTGTATGAAGGGGATGGGCATCGGGTACGCCACCTCGAATCGCGGGGCGTGTCACCTTCGTGCGTATACGCCCGCAGCCGAAATCCTCGGCATCCCTGAGAAAGTCGATCCCTACGAGTGGGAGGGCAAGGGTGAACTGACCGCCCAGTTCCAGGATCTCCACGCCATCAGCGACTCCTTCGACATCTGCAAGTTCAACGCCTTCGCCGAAGGCATCGAGGAGTACGTCACCCAGTACAACGGTATGACCGGCCGTGACGTCACCGAGGACGAGCTGATGAAAGCCGGCGAACGGGTCTACAACCTCGAGCGCTACTACAACAACCTGAACGGCTTCGACGGCAGCGACGACTCCCTGCCCGAGCGATTCCTCGAGGACGGCATCCCCGGCCAGGGTGCCTCCGAAGGCGAGTACTGCGAACTCGAGGAGATGAAAGCGGAGTACTACGAACACCGTGGCTGGGTCGATGGCGTCGTCCCCGACGAGAAACTCGAGGACCTCGAAATCGAAGTCGGCCCCGGCACCGGCGTCAGCAGCGAAGGCGGTGCGGCAGCGCCCAGCGACGACTGA
- the purQ gene encoding phosphoribosylformylglycinamidine synthase I codes for MTVSIIRFGGSNCDRDAERALEHLGIDAEIVWHEDGLPEDTTGIVLPGGFSYGDYLRAGAMAARAPIMEEVREAAGEGVPVLGVCNGAQVGCESSLTEGAFTTNESARFQCEPVYVRVERDDTPWTQAYDEGDVLEIPIAHAEGRYEVDDDRLAELEDEDRILFRYCNEDGETTPEANPNGSKHDVAGLVGDRDTVAVLMPHPERVTLPDVGETDGQGVLRGFEYATN; via the coding sequence ATGACGGTCTCGATCATTCGATTCGGCGGTTCGAACTGCGATCGTGACGCCGAACGCGCCCTCGAGCATCTCGGTATCGATGCCGAGATCGTCTGGCACGAGGACGGCCTCCCCGAGGACACGACGGGGATCGTGCTCCCCGGCGGGTTCTCCTACGGCGACTACCTGCGGGCGGGTGCGATGGCCGCCCGCGCGCCGATCATGGAGGAGGTCCGCGAGGCCGCAGGCGAGGGCGTCCCCGTCCTCGGCGTCTGCAACGGTGCACAGGTCGGCTGCGAGTCCAGCCTGACCGAGGGGGCGTTCACGACCAACGAGAGCGCTCGCTTCCAGTGTGAGCCGGTCTACGTGCGCGTCGAACGCGACGACACGCCCTGGACACAGGCCTACGACGAGGGCGACGTCCTCGAGATCCCGATCGCCCACGCCGAGGGTCGCTACGAGGTCGACGACGATCGACTGGCGGAACTCGAAGACGAGGATCGGATCCTCTTTCGGTACTGCAACGAGGACGGCGAGACGACGCCTGAGGCCAACCCGAACGGATCGAAACACGACGTCGCGGGGCTGGTCGGCGACCGCGACACCGTCGCGGTGTTGATGCCCCACCCGGAACGCGTGACGCTGCCCGACGTCGGCGAGACGGATGGCCAGGGCGTTCTTCGCGGCTTCGAGTACGCGACGAACTGA
- a CDS encoding archaeosine biosynthesis radical SAM protein RaSEA: MSQPTPDVYEQGKGMDAHNKVMREIRSRKERSYDPHEPTRVWLDEDNTPAGVKRSLTIILNTGGCRWARAGGCTMCGYVAESVEGGSVSHEALLDQIDVCLEHEAENADEPAPLIKIYTSGSFLDEREVGAKTRDAIAETFADRERMVVESLPDFVDREKLRDFTDRGLETDVAIGLETATDRVRHDCVNKYFDFADFEDACEEARAAGAGVKAYLLMKPPFLTESEAVADMISSIERCADVDGCHTISMNPTNVQRYTMVDELYFSDGYRPPWLWSVAHVLRETANVDAIVVSDPVGHGSDRGPHNCKECDDLVQKAIKDFDLRQDPTVFEQVSCECEATWEAVLEHERSYNQPLTR; the protein is encoded by the coding sequence ATGAGTCAACCCACGCCCGACGTCTACGAGCAGGGCAAGGGCATGGACGCCCACAACAAGGTGATGCGGGAGATCCGCTCGCGGAAAGAGCGAAGCTACGACCCCCACGAGCCGACTCGTGTCTGGCTCGACGAGGACAATACGCCCGCCGGAGTCAAACGGAGCCTGACGATCATCCTGAACACCGGCGGCTGTCGGTGGGCTCGCGCGGGCGGCTGTACGATGTGCGGGTACGTCGCCGAGAGCGTCGAGGGCGGCAGCGTCAGCCACGAGGCGCTGCTGGACCAGATCGACGTCTGCCTCGAGCACGAAGCGGAGAACGCGGACGAACCCGCGCCGCTGATCAAGATCTACACCTCCGGATCGTTCCTCGACGAGCGCGAGGTCGGCGCCAAGACCCGCGACGCCATCGCCGAGACGTTCGCCGACCGCGAGCGGATGGTCGTCGAGTCCCTGCCCGACTTCGTCGACCGGGAGAAACTCCGGGACTTCACCGACCGCGGCCTCGAGACGGACGTCGCGATCGGCCTCGAGACCGCCACGGATCGCGTACGCCACGACTGCGTGAACAAGTACTTCGATTTCGCCGACTTCGAGGACGCCTGCGAGGAGGCTCGAGCGGCCGGCGCGGGCGTGAAAGCCTACCTCCTGATGAAGCCGCCGTTTCTCACGGAATCCGAGGCGGTCGCGGACATGATCTCCTCGATCGAGCGCTGTGCCGACGTCGACGGCTGTCACACGATCTCGATGAACCCGACCAACGTCCAGCGCTACACGATGGTCGACGAACTCTACTTCTCGGACGGATACCGCCCGCCGTGGCTCTGGTCGGTCGCCCACGTCCTCCGCGAGACCGCGAACGTCGACGCAATCGTCGTCTCCGACCCCGTCGGCCACGGCTCCGACCGCGGCCCACACAACTGCAAGGAGTGTGACGACCTCGTCCAGAAGGCGATCAAGGACTTCGACCTCCGGCAGGACCCGACGGTCTTCGAGCAGGTCTCGTGTGAGTGCGAGGCGACCTGGGAGGCCGTGTTAGAACACGAGCGGAGCTACAACCAGCCGCTTACGCGCTGA